In a genomic window of uncultured Flavobacterium sp.:
- a CDS encoding SRPBCC family protein: MIIIKRILVVLILIISIVLIAAYFMPKEYAIEREIVIDKPADSIFKYVKYLKNQNQFSVWANIDPKMKLTYKGIDGTVGSISSWESKVKEVGVGEQEITKITEGKRIDFALRFKEPMNDTAVGFMSTDAIAANQTKVKWGINGVFPYPMNIMMPMMNMDKMIGKDLDKGLENLKTNLEK, translated from the coding sequence ATGATAATTATTAAAAGAATTTTGGTAGTGTTGATTTTAATTATATCGATTGTATTAATCGCGGCGTATTTTATGCCAAAAGAATATGCAATAGAAAGAGAGATTGTAATCGACAAACCAGCCGATAGTATTTTTAAATATGTGAAGTATTTAAAAAACCAAAATCAATTTAGTGTTTGGGCAAATATCGACCCGAAAATGAAATTAACTTACAAAGGAATTGATGGAACTGTTGGCTCTATATCTTCCTGGGAAAGCAAAGTAAAAGAAGTTGGTGTTGGCGAACAGGAAATCACAAAGATCACTGAAGGAAAACGTATAGATTTTGCTTTACGTTTTAAAGAACCGATGAATGATACTGCTGTAGGTTTTATGTCTACAGATGCAATTGCAGCGAATCAAACTAAAGTAAAATGGGGAATCAATGGCGTTTTTCCTTATCCGATGAATATAATGATGCCAATGATGAATATGGACAAGATGATTGGAAAAGATCTCGATAAAGGTCTTGAGAATCTAAA